A DNA window from Primulina tabacum isolate GXHZ01 chromosome 12, ASM2559414v2, whole genome shotgun sequence contains the following coding sequences:
- the LOC142520298 gene encoding uncharacterized protein LOC142520298 — MDDEVDGLASAIGCKQEQWPIKYLGVPLGGNLTKLEFWAPVISKMSTKLASWKKAYLSRGGRLTLIKSVLSALPTYFMSIFKVPTSVAKQLEALMRNFLWDGADGETHYHVVNWDQVRFRRGLNEIELEEYTALLGVLESVSLSVDSGDVRVWLGDSSGVFSVSSFYSSFFPSSTNPIFPYYYNIWKFPIPQKVKVFSLIVALGKLKTCDNLQRRRPDHALNPQWCYLCKKNMENQDHILLHCAFTTSIWTKERGLKISGA; from the exons ATGGATGATGAGGTTGACGGTTTAGCGTCTGCAATTGGATGCAAACAAGAACAATGGCCAATCAAATACCTCGGGGTACCATTGGGTGGAAATCTGACGAAATTGGAGTTTTGGGCTCCGGTGATTTCCAAGATGTCAACTAAATTGGCAAGTTGGAAAAAGGCTTACTTATCTAGGGGAGGACGACTGACTTTGATCAAATCAGTCCTCAGTGCATTGCCTACTTATTTCATGTCCATTTTCAAGGTCCCGACCTCAGTGGCAAAACAATTGGAAGCATTGATGAGGAATTTCCTATGGGATGGAGCTGATGGAGAAACGCATTACCACGTTGTTAATTGGGATCAG GTTAGGTTTAGGAGAGGGTTGAATGAAATCGAGTTGGAAGAATACACTGCTCTTTTAGGGGTATTAGAATCAGTATCTCTGAGTGTGGATTCTGGGGATGTCAGGGTTTGGTTAGGGGACTCATCCGGTGTTTTCTCTGTCAGTTCTTTTTACTCATCATTCTTTCCGAGTAGTACTAACCCTATATTTCCTTACTATTATAACATATGGAAATTCCCTATCCCACAAAAAGTGAAGGTATTTTCCTTGATAGTGGCTTTGGGAAAATTGAAAACTTGTGACAACTTACAGAGAAGAAGGCCGGATCATGCCTTGAACCCACAGTGGTGCTACTTGTGCAAGAAAAACATGGAGAATCAGGATCATATTTTGCTTCACTGTGCTTTCACGACGAGTATCTGGACAAAG GAAAGGGGCTTAAAGATTTCTGGTGCATAA